Below is a genomic region from Marinifilum sp. JC120.
AAGACAGAGGCCATTGAAGCCCTAAAAAAGGAAATGTCCGGAAAGCGCGCGGAGCTGCGTGAACAAACCCCGTTCAACCGCTGGAACGACTTTTTGAAATGGAAGGCTGAGAGCGGTGATGAAATAGCCCTGAAGGTTCTGCGGTCGAAGAAGGAGCCGATTCAAAGTAATCTTTCTCCTGTTTTTGATTCCCCGGCATCAAAAGTATCTGAACTGAAGCTTAAGCAGAGTCAGTTCAGATCAGACTCAAGCTTGGCGTGGAAAGACAAGCGCAGGCTGTTGTCCATCTCCAAGATGCTCCAGTTGCAGGCCGAAGAAGCCAAGC
It encodes:
- a CDS encoding relaxase; translation: MSGKRAELREQTPFNRWNDFLKWKAESGDEIALKVLRSKKEPIQSNLSPVFDSPASKVSELKLKQSQFRSDSSLAWKDKRRLLSISKMLQLQAEEAK